Proteins from one Natranaerobius trueperi genomic window:
- the ndk gene encoding nucleoside-diphosphate kinase, with translation MSNKHTFVMIKPDGVERGDVGNIISRFENKGLELQNMKLMHISRDLAKKHYQEHKEKPFFNELIDYITSGPVIVMIWEGENAISAVRFLMGATDPQKAEPGSIRGDMALSITKNIVHGSDSEESAQREINLFFK, from the coding sequence ATGAGTAATAAGCATACATTTGTAATGATAAAACCTGATGGTGTAGAGCGAGGGGATGTTGGCAACATTATATCACGCTTTGAAAACAAAGGGTTGGAGTTACAGAATATGAAACTTATGCATATTTCTAGAGACCTTGCCAAGAAACATTATCAAGAACATAAAGAAAAACCATTTTTCAATGAACTTATTGATTACATAACAAGTGGACCTGTAATTGTAATGATCTGGGAAGGTGAGAATGCAATTAGCGCTGTAAGATTTTTGATGGGAGCAACTGACCCACAAAAAGCTGAACCTGGATCTATAAGAGGGGATATGGCATTAAGTATTACTAAAAATATAGTGCATGGTTCAGACAGTGAAGAAAGTGCACAAAGGGAAATTAACTTATTCTTTAAGTAG